CCCCAGATCGGCATGATGGCGGCGACCTTGAGGGAGAACATGAGCGTGAGGAGCGTGGAGAGCCCCCACACCGCCACCTTcagcggccggcgccgccggccggcctgcGCGGGGGCCTGCTCCAGCAGGTGGAGGCAGAGGAAGagggcgacgagcgcgaggTAGGCGACGGCGATGAAGGCCACCGAGGAAGGGTCGCCGCCGGAGCGGTAGATCGCCATGCCGCAGTTGAAGCTGAGGAACGCGAACCCCAGCGACGGTAGCCAGCCCGGCCGGCCGTCGCggtccatcgccgccggcgcgccgcccgATCGATCGGACCTCGCGGGCGGAAAATTAAACCTGGCTCTGAACGCAAAAGGTCCCAAACGATTGGTCGCCGATGACGACGCGTAGCGATTCCGCACTTCACTGCGTCAAAAGAAGGAAATTTGCTAGAGTTAC
This is a stretch of genomic DNA from Oryza brachyantha chromosome 1, ObraRS2, whole genome shotgun sequence. It encodes these proteins:
- the LOC121053308 gene encoding uncharacterized protein LOC121053308; translation: MDRDGRPGWLPSLGFAFLSFNCGMAIYRSGGDPSSVAFIAVAYLALVALFLCLHLLEQAPAQAGRRRRPLKVAVWGLSTLLTLMFSLKVAAIMPIWGAVAVWGMGIGTIAAGFYAFFVHREAP